In Cryptomeria japonica chromosome 10, Sugi_1.0, whole genome shotgun sequence, a genomic segment contains:
- the LOC131039307 gene encoding subtilisin-like protease SBT1.7, with translation MRAACNNLDTAFLLRKRARGIDISEHIGIVGIGVKMDVSWSLLHPLLFCLTFSFFCLYATSVDYASNYIIFMDKSAIPSEFSTHEQWYKSMISSVKAFSANPSSHIDDFYHYTYNTVINGFSATLIQSELDMLEEMPGHLASLPDVVGHLHTTHSTEFLGLTPNAGLLPASRFGQDVIVALMDTGIWPESESFNDHGMEPVPARWKGTCENGTAFHPSLCNRKLIGARSFKKGAVALYGPINSTDDYDSPRDFLGHGSHTSSTAGGNYVGNVSFFGYAPGTARGVAPAARVAMYKVGWTIGFASSDVLAGMESAIMDGADVLSLSLGFETTTPYFKDFMALGAFAAIKKGVLVVCSAGNDGPSRQSIFNGAPWILTVGASTLDRAYEATLKLGDGSIVSGSSFYYSNMINDKLKISNTLLSYDIQDSACNNKLVPEKVNGTVVLCMNASSDILEAAEDAGAVAILMVTNWPYYFGSYPYRDFPVVFFNAYDGVALAKYSSSVADPMVEVDFGMTVLRIKPAPVMAKFSSRGPSIHSPNILKPDVIAPGVSILAAWTPNLASENYRIISGTSMSCPHVAGVSALLKAVHNEWSPAAIRSALMTTSYTLDNANNTITDGYDGKMTTPLEFGAGHIDPNKAMDPGLVYDINVEDYINYLCIFNYTTKQIQLITGMSVSCSSGLNFGSDSLNYPSFTAVFNKNTTSPFSSTFKRTLTNVVDGTSYYKAVVEVPKGLKVEVNPSYLQFTEKFQKQNFTLTMEAETSMDVVYGFLSWIDNMGHVVKSPVVAVFE, from the coding sequence ATGAGAGCAGCTTGCAATAACCTTGACACTGCATTTCTGCTCCGAAAGAGAGCTCGAGGGATAGATATTTCTGAGCATATAGGGATTGTAGGCATAGGTGTCAAGATGGATGTAAGCTGGAGTCTCCTTCATCCGCTATTATTTTGCTTGACTTTCAGTTTCTTTTGTCTGTACGCCACTTCTGTAGACTATGCCTCAAATTACATAATTTTTATGGATAAATCTGCCATCCCCAGTGAATTCTCCACCCACGAGCAATGGTATAAATCTATGATATCTTCTGTCAAAGCTTTTAGCGCTAACCCCAGCTCCCACATAGATGATTTCTATCATTATACTTATAATACAGTCATCAATGGCTTCAGCGCCACGCTGATCCAGTCGGAGCTAGACATGCTGGAAGAGATGCCAGGGCATTTAGCATCGTTACCCGATGTAGTGGGACACCTCCATACCACTCATTCAACTGAATTTCTTGGTCTCACTCCTAATGCAGGTTTGTTGCCGGCTTCCCGATTTGGACAAGATGTTATTGTGGCATTGATGGACACTGGAATCTGGCCCGAGAGCGAGAGTTTCAACGATCATGGAATGGAACCTGTGCCAGCCAGGTGGAAGGGAACATGCGAGAATGGCACGGCTTTTCATCCCTCACTCTGTAACAGAAAGCTCATCGGTGCACGCTCTTTTAAGAAAGGGGCAGTAGCATTGTATGGGCCAATTAACTCGACTGATGACTACGACTCTCCAAGGGACTTTTTGGGTCATGGAAGCCATACGTCGTCAACCGCGGGAGGCAACTACGTGGGAAATGTGAGCTTCTTTGGTTACGCTCCTGGTACAGCACGAGGTGTGGCTCCGGCTGCTCGAGTTGCAATGTACAAAGTCGGTTGGACAATTGGGTTTGCAAGCTCTGACGTGCTTGCCGGCATGGAGAGTGCCATTATGGACGGAGCTgatgttctctctctttctcttggatTCGAGACCACCACACCTTATTTCAAAGATTTTATGGCACTAGGAGCTTTCGCAGCCATCAAGAAAGGAGTTCTTGTTGTCTGCTCTGCAGGAAATGATGGGCCATCACGCCAAAGTATATTTAATGGTGCGCCTTGGATATTGACAGTGGGAGCGAGCACACTCGATCGAGCATATGAAGCTACGTTGAAGTTGGGTGACGGATCCATTGTAAGTGGCTCCTCCTTTTACTACTCCAATATGATAAATGACAAGTTGAAGATATCAAATACTTTGCTATCTTACGACATTCAAGATAGTGCATGCAATAACAAACTAGTCCCTGAGAAAGTGAATGGAACAGTGGTTTTATGCATGAATGCCAGCTCTGATATTCTTGAAGCTGCAGAAGATGCCGGAGCTGTCGCTATTCTTATGGTAACAAACTGGCCATATTATTTTGGTTCTTATCCATATAGGGATTTCCCTGTTGTATTTTTTAATGCTTATGATGGAGTAGCCCTTGCCAAATATTCTTCTTCAGTGGCAGATCCTATGGTGGAGGTAGATTTTGGCATGACAGTCTTGCGCATTAAGCCTGCACCTGTAATGGCTAAATTTTCATCTAGAGGCCCGAGTATTCATAGCCCCAACATCCTCAAGCCTGATGTTATAGCACCTGGGGTAAGTATCCTAGCAGCCTGGACTCCAAACTTGGCAAGTGAAAATTATCGTATAATTTCTGGGACATCCATGTCATGCCCACATGTAGCTGGGGTAAGCGCTTTGTTGAAAGCTGTTCACAATGAGTGGAGTCCTGCGGCAATCAGATCTGCACTGATGACCACTTCTTATACACTAGACAATGCCAACAACACAATTACTGATGGTTATGATGGGAAAATGACCACTCCCTTGGAGTTTGGTGCAGGCCACATAGATCCTAATAAAGCTATGGACCCTGGTCTTGTCTACGACATCAATGTAGAGGACTACATCAACTATTTGTGTATTTTTAATTACACCACCAAGCAAATTCAATTAATCACGGGGATGTCTGTTTCCTGTTCAAGTGGCCTCAACTTCGGTTCTGATAGTCTAAACTATCCTTCCTTCACTGCCGTATTCAACAAGAATACCACTTCACCCTTCTCTTCAACATTCAAAAGAACATTGACTAATGTGGTAGATGGTACTTCATATTATAAAGCAGTCGTTGAGGTACCGAAAGGACTCAAGGTAGAGGTAAATCCCTCCTACCTTCAATTTACTGAGAAATTTCAGAAGCAAAATTTTACTCTTACTATGGAGGCCGAGACAAGTATGGATGTGGTGTATGGGTTTCTAAGTTGGATCGATAACATGGGTCATGTGGTGAAGAGCCCTGTCGTAGCAGTCTTTGAATAG